A portion of the Bifidobacterium lemurum genome contains these proteins:
- the guaA gene encoding glutamine-hydrolyzing GMP synthase: protein MANGPVLVVDFGAQYAQLIARRVREANVYSELVPHSMPVDEMLAKDPKAIILSGGPASVFEPGAPTIDRKVFDAGVPVLGICYGFQVMAHELGGDVDKAALGEYGKTPTAIDKADGLLAGSPADQNTWMSHGVAVKQAPEGFEVLAHTEGAPVAAMQDPARKLYGVQWHPEVKHTPLGQKLIETFLHECAGLGDDWDASSIIEDQVAKIRAQVGDAQVICGLSGGVDSAVAAALVHKAIGDQLTCVFVDHGLLRKGEVEQVKHDFVEATGIKLIAVDAADDFLEALKGVSEPERKRKIIGEKFIRTFEKAQRQVIAEAGESGKEVKFLVQGTLYPDVVESGGGDGAANIKSHHNVGGLPDDLKFELVEPLRTLFKDEVRAIGTELGLPDEMVWRQPFPGPGLGIRIIGEVTKERLDLLREADAIAREELSKAGLDRDIWQCPVVLLADVHSVGVQGDERTYGSPIVLRPVSSEDAMTADWSRLPYDVLAAISTRITNECRQINRVVLDCTSKPPATIEWE, encoded by the coding sequence ATGGCAAACGGTCCTGTGCTCGTCGTCGACTTCGGCGCCCAGTACGCCCAGCTCATCGCCCGCCGCGTGCGCGAGGCGAACGTCTACTCTGAGCTGGTGCCACACTCCATGCCCGTCGACGAGATGCTGGCCAAGGATCCGAAGGCGATCATCCTGTCCGGCGGCCCGGCCTCCGTGTTCGAGCCCGGCGCGCCGACCATCGACAGGAAGGTGTTCGACGCCGGCGTTCCCGTGCTCGGCATCTGCTACGGCTTCCAGGTCATGGCCCACGAGCTCGGCGGCGACGTCGACAAGGCCGCCCTCGGCGAATACGGCAAGACCCCGACCGCCATCGACAAGGCCGACGGTCTGCTCGCCGGGTCCCCGGCCGACCAGAACACGTGGATGAGCCACGGCGTGGCCGTCAAGCAGGCCCCCGAAGGCTTCGAGGTGCTCGCCCACACCGAGGGCGCGCCCGTCGCCGCCATGCAGGACCCCGCCCGCAAACTCTACGGCGTGCAATGGCATCCGGAGGTCAAGCACACCCCGCTCGGCCAGAAGCTCATCGAGACCTTCCTGCACGAATGTGCCGGATTGGGCGACGATTGGGACGCCTCCAGCATCATCGAGGACCAGGTCGCCAAGATCCGCGCCCAGGTCGGCGATGCCCAGGTCATCTGCGGCCTGAGCGGCGGCGTCGACTCCGCCGTGGCCGCCGCCCTCGTGCACAAGGCCATCGGCGACCAGCTCACCTGCGTGTTCGTGGACCATGGCCTGCTGCGCAAGGGCGAGGTCGAGCAGGTCAAGCACGACTTCGTCGAGGCCACCGGCATCAAGCTCATCGCCGTCGACGCGGCCGACGACTTCCTCGAGGCGTTGAAGGGCGTCTCCGAGCCCGAGCGCAAGCGCAAGATCATCGGCGAGAAGTTCATCCGCACCTTCGAGAAGGCGCAGCGTCAGGTCATCGCCGAGGCGGGGGAGAGCGGCAAAGAGGTCAAGTTCCTCGTGCAGGGCACCCTCTACCCGGACGTCGTCGAATCCGGCGGCGGCGACGGCGCGGCCAACATCAAAAGCCACCACAACGTCGGCGGCCTGCCCGACGATCTCAAGTTCGAACTCGTCGAGCCGCTGCGCACCCTCTTCAAGGACGAGGTGCGCGCCATCGGCACCGAACTCGGCCTGCCCGACGAGATGGTCTGGCGTCAGCCGTTCCCCGGCCCGGGCCTGGGCATCCGCATCATCGGCGAGGTCACCAAGGAACGTCTCGACCTGTTGCGCGAGGCCGACGCCATCGCCCGCGAGGAGCTTTCCAAGGCCGGTCTCGACCGCGACATCTGGCAGTGCCCGGTCGTGCTGCTGGCGGACGTCCACTCCGTCGGCGTGCAGGGCGACGAACGCACCTACGGCTCGCCGATCGTGCTGCGCCCCGTCAGCTCCGAGGACGCGATGACCGCCGACTGGTCGCGTCTGCCCTACGACGTGCTCGCCGCGATCTCCACGCGCATCACCAACGAATGCCGCCAGATCAACCGCGTCGTGCTGGACTGCACCTCCAAGCCCCCGGCAACCATCGAGTGGGAGTGA
- a CDS encoding phosphoketolase, translating to MTNPVIGTPWKKLDTPVSEEALEGVDKYWRASNYLSIGQIYLRSNPLMKEPFTREDVKHRLVGHWGTTPGLNFLIGHINRLIADHGQNTVIIMGPGHGGPAGTSQSYLDGTYTETFPKITKDEAGLQKFFRQFSYPGGIPSHYAPETPGSIHEGGELGYALSHAYGAVMNNPSLFVPAIVGDGEAETGPLATGWQSNKLVNPRTDGIVLPILHLNGYKIANPTLLARISDEELHEFFHGMGYEPYEFVAGFDDEDHMSIHRRFAELFETVFDEICDIKAAAQTDDMHRPFYPMIIFRTPKGWTCPKYIDGKKTEGSWRSHQVPLASARDTEAHFEVLKNWLESYKPEELFDANGAVKADVTAFMPEGELRIGANPNANGGVIRKDLVLPELDAYEVKEVKEFGHGWGQLEATRRLGTYTRDIIKNNPDDFRIFGPDETASNRLQAAYEVTNKQWDAGYLSELVDEHMAVTGQVTEQLSEHQMEGFLEAYLLTGRHGIWSSYESFVHVIDSMLNQHAKWLEATVREIPWRKPISSMNLLVSSHVWRQDHNGFSHQDPGVTSVLLNKCFNNDHVIGIYFPVDSNMLLAVAEKCYKSTNMINAIIAGKQPAATWLTLDEAREELAKGAAEWKWASTVASNDEAEIVLASAGDVPAQEIMAAADKLNELGVKFKVVNVVDLIKLQSAKENDEALSDEEFAEIFTADKPVLFAYHSYARDVRGLIYDRPNHDNFNVHGYEEQGSTTTPYDMVRVNNIDRYELVAEALRMIDAEKYAAKIDELEAFRQEAFEFAVEKGYDHPDYTDWVYSDVKTDKQGAVTATAATAGDNE from the coding sequence ATGACGAATCCTGTTATTGGCACCCCCTGGAAGAAGCTGGACACCCCGGTTTCCGAGGAAGCCCTGGAAGGCGTTGACAAGTACTGGCGCGCCTCGAACTATCTGTCCATCGGCCAGATCTACCTTCGCAGCAACCCGCTGATGAAGGAGCCCTTCACCCGCGAAGACGTCAAGCACCGTCTCGTCGGCCACTGGGGCACCACCCCGGGTCTGAACTTCCTCATCGGCCACATCAACCGCCTCATCGCCGACCACGGCCAGAACACCGTGATCATCATGGGCCCGGGCCACGGCGGCCCGGCGGGTACGTCGCAGTCCTACCTCGACGGCACCTACACGGAGACCTTCCCGAAGATCACCAAGGATGAGGCTGGCCTGCAGAAGTTCTTCCGCCAGTTCTCCTACCCGGGCGGCATCCCCTCCCACTACGCTCCGGAGACCCCGGGCTCCATCCACGAGGGTGGCGAGCTGGGCTACGCCCTGTCCCACGCCTACGGCGCCGTGATGAACAACCCGTCCCTCTTCGTGCCCGCCATCGTCGGCGACGGCGAGGCCGAGACCGGCCCGCTGGCCACCGGCTGGCAGTCCAACAAGCTCGTGAACCCGCGCACCGACGGTATCGTGCTGCCGATCCTGCACCTCAACGGCTACAAGATCGCCAACCCGACCCTGCTGGCCCGCATCTCCGACGAGGAGCTCCACGAGTTCTTCCACGGCATGGGTTACGAGCCCTACGAGTTCGTCGCCGGCTTCGACGATGAGGATCACATGTCGATCCACCGTCGCTTCGCCGAGCTGTTCGAGACCGTCTTCGACGAGATCTGCGACATCAAGGCCGCGGCCCAGACCGACGACATGCATCGTCCGTTCTACCCGATGATCATCTTCCGCACCCCGAAGGGCTGGACCTGCCCGAAGTACATCGACGGCAAGAAGACCGAGGGCTCCTGGCGTTCGCACCAGGTGCCGCTGGCTTCCGCCCGCGATACCGAGGCCCACTTCGAGGTCCTCAAGAACTGGCTCGAGTCCTACAAGCCGGAAGAGCTGTTCGACGCCAACGGCGCCGTGAAGGCCGACGTGACCGCCTTCATGCCGGAGGGCGAGCTGCGTATCGGTGCCAACCCGAACGCCAACGGCGGCGTGATCCGCAAGGATCTGGTCCTGCCTGAGCTCGACGCCTACGAGGTCAAGGAAGTCAAGGAGTTCGGCCACGGCTGGGGCCAGCTCGAGGCCACCCGTCGTCTGGGCACCTACACCCGCGACATCATCAAGAACAACCCGGACGACTTCCGCATCTTCGGACCGGACGAGACCGCTTCCAACCGTCTGCAGGCCGCCTATGAGGTGACCAACAAGCAGTGGGACGCCGGCTACCTCTCCGAGCTGGTCGACGAGCACATGGCCGTCACCGGCCAGGTCACCGAGCAGCTGTCCGAGCATCAGATGGAAGGCTTCCTCGAGGCCTACCTGCTCACCGGCCGTCACGGCATCTGGAGCTCCTACGAGTCCTTCGTGCACGTGATCGACTCCATGCTCAACCAGCACGCCAAGTGGCTCGAGGCCACCGTCCGCGAGATCCCGTGGCGCAAGCCGATCTCCTCGATGAACCTGCTGGTCTCCTCGCACGTGTGGCGTCAGGATCACAACGGCTTCTCGCACCAGGATCCGGGCGTGACCTCCGTGCTGCTGAACAAGTGCTTCAACAACGACCACGTCATCGGCATCTACTTCCCGGTGGATTCCAACATGCTGCTGGCCGTCGCCGAGAAGTGCTACAAGTCCACCAACATGATCAACGCGATCATCGCCGGCAAGCAGCCGGCCGCCACCTGGCTGACCCTGGACGAGGCCCGTGAGGAGCTCGCCAAGGGTGCCGCCGAGTGGAAGTGGGCCTCCACCGTCGCCTCCAACGACGAAGCCGAGATCGTTCTTGCCTCCGCCGGCGATGTCCCCGCTCAGGAGATCATGGCCGCCGCCGACAAGCTCAACGAGCTGGGCGTCAAGTTCAAGGTCGTCAACGTGGTGGACCTCATCAAGCTGCAGTCCGCCAAGGAGAACGACGAGGCCCTGTCCGACGAGGAGTTCGCCGAGATCTTCACCGCCGACAAGCCGGTCCTGTTCGCGTACCACTCCTACGCCCGCGACGTGCGCGGCCTGATCTACGATCGTCCGAACCACGACAACTTCAATGTCCACGGCTACGAGGAGCAGGGCTCCACCACCACGCCGTACGACATGGTTCGCGTGAACAACATCGATCGTTACGAACTGGTCGCCGAGGCTCTGCGCATGATCGACGCCGAGAAGTACGCCGCCAAGATCGACGAGCTTGAGGCCTTCCGTCAGGAAGCCTTCGAGTTCGCGGTCGAGAAGGGCTACGACCACCCGGATTACACCGACTGGGTGTACTCCGACGTGAAGACCGACAAGCAGGGCGCCGTCACCGCCACCGCCGCCACCGCCGGCGACAACGAGTGA